The following coding sequences are from one Gossypium raimondii isolate GPD5lz chromosome 4, ASM2569854v1, whole genome shotgun sequence window:
- the LOC105780868 gene encoding mitochondrial intermembrane space import and assembly protein 40 homolog, whose protein sequence is MGQAQSAVAAAAAINDQARTQPSSSFASMDSIIAEAAAYGSDENLSLDAQAQKALDCPCVAELRNGACGTQFTEAFLCFLKSTAEEKGSDCVHPFVALQTCIKGNPDAFPKNIIEDKEVKKEEPIQEYKIYPPIWFKESHKPKRKPKL, encoded by the exons ATGGGCCAAGCTCAAAGTGCTGTAGCTGCGGCTGCCGCCATTAACGATCAAGCTCGAACCCAGCCTTCCTCTTCTTTCGCTTCCATGGATTCTATTATTGCAG AAGCTGCGGCATATGGCAGCGATGAGAATCTG TCTCTTGATGCGCAGGCGCAGAAAGCATTAGATTGCCCTTGTGTAGCTGAGCTGCGGAATGGCGCTTGCGGGACTCAATTTACAGAGGCTTTCCTTTGTTTTCTCAAAAGCACTGCTGAAGAAAAG GGTTCGGATTGCGTGCATCCCTTTGTAGCCTTGCAAACCTGCATCAAAGGTAACCCCGATGCATTTCCTAAAAACATCATTGAAGATAAAGAAGTCAAGAAAGAAGAACCAATCCAAGAATATAAAATCTATCCTCCTATATGGTTCAAGGAATCTCACAAACCAAAACGAAAACCAAAGCTGTAG
- the LOC105780744 gene encoding transcription elongation factor SPT4 homolog 1 isoform X2, with protein sequence MGSAPAQIPTSFGHELRACLRCRLVKTYDQFRESGCENCPFFKMDEDNERVVDCTTPNFNGSWAARWLRIGRFVPGCYTLAVSEALPEDLQNLCEEVHVQYVPPKRV encoded by the exons ATGGGAAGCGCGCCCGCACAGATTCCGACGAGTTTCGGACACGAGCTCCGGGCTTGCCTCCGTTGCCGCCTCGTCAAAACCTACGATCAG tTTAGGGAATCGGGATGTGAGAACTGCCCATTCTTTAAAATGGATGAGGATAATGAACGCGTTGTCGATTGTACCACTCCTAATTTCAATGG AAGTTGGGCTGCTCGTTGGCTGCGAATTG GAAGATTTGTCCCCGGTTGTTACACTCTTGCTGTTTCAGAGGCGCTTCCAGAAGACTTGCAG AATTTATGCGAAGAAGTGCATGTGCAGTATGTGCCACCGAAACGGGTATGA
- the LOC105780744 gene encoding transcription elongation factor SPT4 homolog 2 isoform X1 translates to MGSAPAQIPTSFGHELRACLRCRLVKTYDQFRESGCENCPFFKMDEDNERVVDCTTPNFNGIISVMDPSRSWAARWLRIGRFVPGCYTLAVSEALPEDLQNLCEEVHVQYVPPKRV, encoded by the exons ATGGGAAGCGCGCCCGCACAGATTCCGACGAGTTTCGGACACGAGCTCCGGGCTTGCCTCCGTTGCCGCCTCGTCAAAACCTACGATCAG tTTAGGGAATCGGGATGTGAGAACTGCCCATTCTTTAAAATGGATGAGGATAATGAACGCGTTGTCGATTGTACCACTCCTAATTTCAATGG gATAATCTCTGTGATGGATCCGTCTAGAAGTTGGGCTGCTCGTTGGCTGCGAATTG GAAGATTTGTCCCCGGTTGTTACACTCTTGCTGTTTCAGAGGCGCTTCCAGAAGACTTGCAG AATTTATGCGAAGAAGTGCATGTGCAGTATGTGCCACCGAAACGGGTATGA